A window of Rhodothermales bacterium genomic DNA:
GCCCGTATTATCGGTGCAACGTGGTTCTCCGACGAGGAGCGTCAGAAAGTACGTATCCAAAGCGAAGACGAGGTCCCAGAGTCCCCGGGGATCGCTTTTCGAAATGTGTTCCGACAACACGCAGGGGCCAATTGCAATGGGTGTATCACTCAAATAGCCTTCCAGCACACCGACTTCCAGGTCCGTATAGGCGGCATACCCATATTTGAACGACAGAGGATCTTGGATTTCGGGAAAGATGTGCCGAGTCATTTTTGGCTCTTCAGCCGTCTGCCAAACCTGCTCTTTGATGCTCTTGCCGTTCACGGTACCAGAGAGGTTGCTTTAAAAACCTGCTCTGCCGAACGCAGAACTGCGAGTGTGGCTTTCATGTCCAGAACACCAGTGGAGTCAGTGACCCGGTAGTCGCCTCCCATCAGCGCGACCGTCATCGCCTCGCCGACCCTGCGGCGATCGGGACGAATGACATCGACTCCGTGATCTTCGGCCGCTCTGAGGAGGTGAGACATCCATTCATCGCGCACCTGTCTCCGGTTCGAGGCCTCATCTACATTTATCTTGAAGACGAGCCTATTCTCCTCAAGCTGCATGTATTTGTTCGATGCTCCGTCTCTACGGCCATGCCACCAGAACCCCCAGAAGCCACCCCTCGGATTCGCCACATGTCCCCATTTCCCGTCAATACCAAGGCGCTGCAGTTCACAGAAGAATCCTTGCCATGCGAACCAATTCCAGGTACTGATCGGGGCGGTTCGGAATGCATTTACCTTGGCATCAAGCTGTTCCAGATGGCGACGGAAATCTTGGACAATAGCATTTCCGCATTCTTCTGGATAGGTACTGAGAATGTCGAGCAGTTGCTCCCGCCCGAGAACCTTGTATCCTGA
This region includes:
- a CDS encoding PD-(D/E)XK nuclease family protein, translating into MHRTFEMTRPNLFHYATSELSQDAMLCWLAAWADPKNDADDQQLTALGREFLATLFRLHDRPLPAELSSVEVNRQYENIDVLIAVNDDIHICIEDKVGTTEHSDQLARYVNALVGKGTSADSILPVYIQTHEQGSYETVKKSGYKVLGREQLLDILSTYPEECGNAIVQDFRRHLEQLDAKVNAFRTAPISTWNWFAWQGFFCELQRLGIDGKWGHVANPRGGFWGFWWHGRRDGASNKYMQLEENRLVFKINVDEASNRRQVRDEWMSHLLRAAEDHGVDVIRPDRRRVGEAMTVALMGGDYRVTDSTGVLDMKATLAVLRSAEQVFKATSLVP